aaaaaggctttgaTTAAGTACTGCATGCATGCTTTGCTTTCAGTAAGCCTTTTGTTGCATAGGAGGTAGATGTCCTTTATTGGATGTATTAAGGGATCTCGGAGTCCACATTCATGCCTTCACTAATGAGCGAGTGTGAGTGTTAGACTTAAAGAATAGCATACTTAAGCCCTTTAAATTCTCTAGTGGCCAGGAAAGGAATCACAAAAGAAAAACTATCATAAGCGTTCACATAGCTGGAAGCTCAACCAAAAGCGCATCATTAGTTGGACATTCCTCTTTTGCATTTCACCCGCAATAAAATGAAATTTCAGCTTGTGCTTGCATTTTCTCATCTGATATTGTGGTCAGGTGTTAGGCAATGCAAAAGGTGCTGTGGCTGTTGTCATCTCAATACTTTTGTTCAGAAATCCTGTAACAGTTGTGGGCATCGGTGGTTATACAATAACTGTCCTTGGTGTTGTTGCTTATGGAGAAGCAAAGCGTAGGTTTAGATAAATGACATGTCACGTCACATTTTACCGATATAAATTCAATTTAGTGGACCTGGGAATGTTGTGTTTTCATGAAAGAGTATAGTGAAATTTAAAGGGCAGATTCCTAGTGAATATGGTATTTTGTAGAGTACTTTAATTGCCTACACATGCATGCCTTCCCTTGTATTGTGTTCTTACCCTTATTTATTTGGGGAGACAGGAGACCTTCCCATTTTTAGCTTCTTCCAGTGTGCGTAATGTTAAGAGGAAAATATGTGTTTTCCATCAAGCTCCCTCCCATGTTACCTATAATAGTTTATGTAATTGAATAGTTCTTTCTCTCGAATTAGTTGGTGGAGTCTCGCCTCTTTCCTTTTGAgctttctatttgaaataaagcACGAACCTCCATCCTATCCATGGGCCTCCGCCTAAATTGTGAAAGCTCTATTGTTGTATATAAAATCCGAGCTGGGAGTTTGCCCACAATTAAGATATATCTCACCACAAACACCACGTTGAAAgggtaaaataaaatttacagtGAGATTCATGATTTGAAACCCAAATCACagacaaaggtaaagaatttttgtaattttaaatatcaatttgtgACAACACCTTTTCTCAAACTTAAAAAACATTCTTTAAAACAAACCTTCTAAACTCAAACTTTTCCTAACCCGACCATCCTTTGATACTACTTATTAACCCACAGTTGAACATAGTAAAAAATAACGGAGGAAGGAAAATAAACCAATAAGTTTAAAAATTACAATGAcctgaatcaaatcaaaatttattttttattatgtaaaaataaatatttcatatttaaattagtaaaaataatttaaaatttctaaataaaagaatatatatttttttagaaaaactcataacaattcattattttttacttgaaaataacttcttatttttaaattataaaaggaAATTGAAACTTTACAAAATAATGTCTAAAAgttaattttgtcaaaataaatccaaaaatacaaaactcaaaattagtataaaaatatagagaattCATAAACGGTTTGTGAACTCCAAAAGTCCAATTGAACTTAACTCGTTCCTAAGCAAAACTTAAGGGCTGGAATCACTCCGGCGAAGAAAGGACATCTgaagaaaagagaaggaaaatgaaACAAGTAAAATTTAAGGATCCCAACCAACCAAGAATCAAAATCTGTGAAGAAACCAACGGCAATTCAAGTAGAACATCAGGAAGGAACCTTCAGTCCACTTTTAGTTGGCAAAATTCATGCAAGTTCTGGACCACTAGGAAGTGCATCATAACCATCATGATGCTTTGGCTTAACAGCTGCTCTTTCAACAGGGATACACTTCACAATCACACCGACAATCAAGCTAACTGACCCAATTAAGATGCAAAGTAGCCATAGTTGCCAACTTAAAGGCACAGTGCTGGCAAATGTTCCAAGGAACTCAACTATCACCACTTGGAATGCTACTGTCGAAGCCATCACGCCAAGGAATATCCAGCTGCTAAACATGCCCCGGAATATATTTATCTTCTCTATTTCACGGCTATTTATTTCATTAAACACCTGCAAATATCCAAAGAGAAAAAGTCAATAATTAAAGACGTTTCCTCTACCAAATGAGGATGAGCTATAACGTTCTGTTCTAGGTGAAGTCTGTTTTGGTTATTAAAGAGGATCGAATTATATAGTTTTGGGAGACTAAATAAGGAGCCAAGGCTCCTGCTTATCCCCTTGAATCTACCTCCGACTTTAATTAATGAGATGGTATACAATTTTCTCTACTAATTTCACTATGATTTTGTCATTGACCTATACAAATTATAGCCTTAAGCTCCTGACAATGAGCACACTTCGAAATAGAGACATCTTGAAACTTTTTGAGGTGTGTCTTGATCAAATGATCATCTTAAACTGATAATGTGAGAATGTTTGTCATCCAACTGAACAAATGCATAAAAAGCTATCGCCAAAGAAGCTTATAGTGGCTGTTAAATCTGAAAAATCATACCTGGCAAAACACAAATGAATTGAATATCACAGTATTCAGAACAGTGGTGGCATCTGAACCCGTAAGCTTTAGAAGCTGCTTCCCATCAAAATTGAGAACACCAAGGACAATTAGTTGATATATACTTTGGCCAATGATATTTCTCCACATTGGTTTGGTGATAAAACTTGCGCCCCTTGGAACAGGCGGCCTTTTCATTAATGCATCATTTGGAGGCTCTGTAGCTAGTGCCAATGCCCCAAGAGTATCCATTATCATATTAACCCAAAGCAATTGTACAGCTGTGAGAGGGGCAGATCCTGGAAAGTCATGCACAGGTCAGCAAATGATAATGATAGtgtttaatttttacaaatataatacatgtatGACAAAAGCTTCACAGAACAACACACCTGAGATGCATGCGGAGACAAAATTGATTATAAGAGCTACAACATTAACTGTTAACTGGAACTGCACAAACTTTTGTATGTTTATGTATACTGCACGTCCCCATTTGGCTACATTTACAATAGTAGCAAAATTATCATCCATTACAATGACATCAGCATTTTCTTTCGCAACCTGTACAATCAAGGCATTAACAAAACGAAAGTCAGAGCAGAAAGAGAAGAATGCTAAAAAACTTGATATAGAAACAAGGTCAGCCCAGAGTACAAATATTGTAGTCTGATAGCAGATATCTTCATAAAAAAGAATGACATTGTCAAACATACATCTTAATCCAATCTACATACCTCCAAGAACTAAATGTTACTATGCTGCTATTCCTAAATATTTCCAGcagttcacaaaaaaaaaatgatttacTTGCACAAATAAAAGTTATTAGCTGATAATTATAGACTCATAAAGTACAGCTTGAAAAAAAAGTTAGGGTATCAAgcacaaagaaataaaataaaacaactttAAATCAATCCAATAAAACTTATCAGATATCTTGGTTATCCAAACATCTCCCTACAGAAAGAAAAGACCACTAACAAAAATACACAGGTCTTTCATccaaaaaaagattaaatatctTCTATAAGCATGTCAAGGACAGACAGAAAGTTATTAAGGACATGCCTGATAAAAAACAAGCATGCttatccaaataaaaaaaaccaaagaaaaaaacaTATAGAAACTGAGAGAATTAAGTTCAAATGATACCAAGAAAATGGAAGCAACAAAACAGCAATGGATCCAAAAATTTCTTTTGATGAGTCATTTACAAAATTACGAAGGCCATTTTTCCAGAGAATGGGAGAAACATCCAATTAGAAAGAGGAGTGGAGAAAAATCCAAAGCTCAAAATATTCACCTAGGCAATCTTTAAAAATGGAAGTTGGAACCAAGATATTGATAAACCTCGGTCAAAAGGccaaaagaaaaagttaaaatttgttacttTCGGAAAACAATTTGTTTTCCTATTTCTTAATGGATAAACTAATTCAGTAAAgtcaataaaatataaataatacggTAGTAAACATGaaatacaaaacaaaacaaaacaaaatgaaatacaAAGATGTTCCTGGAGAGAGATGACATCCAATGAAAACATTAAGAGAATAAACAATAAACTAACGTCACATAGGATGCTGAATAACATCAAAATATGTGAGCAAAATCAAGAAGATAAACACATCCAAGCTTGTTAGAATCATATCGTCATTAAATAAAACTATGAATGCATACAAACCTCTGTTCCAGCTATCCCCATAGCGAGTCCAATATCTGACCGGCGCAAAGCTGGAGCATCATTGGTCCCATCACCAGTCACAGCAACAACTTCTCCAAACATATTTCTCAAATTGATTACGAAATTGAGCTTATCGGAAGGCTTTGACCGTGCCATTACCTGAAATCAAGACAGTGTTCAAGAAAATGTACACCTCATGAAGCatgaataaaaagataaaaagttTTTTATGGTCATTTGAACCTGAATATTTGGTATAATGTCCTTCATCTCATCAGGAGACTTGCTACTAAACTCTGGTCCTTCTATGGCATTCTCTTCTGCTGTTAGTATGCCACATTCTTTAGCTATTGCTTTTGCAGTGTTAATATTATCACCAGTGACCATACGGACAGTAATTCCAGCAGCTAGACAGGTTTGAACTGCTTCCTTGACTCCAGGACGCACAGGATCCTTGATCCCAAAAACCGCTATCAGGGTATAGCCACTATCAGGTATACCATTCTCATTAAAAGTTTCACCGACATCTTTAACAGCCACACACAGAGTCCTTAGAGCATCCGAAGCAAAGCCATTTATGGCCTCTGTTATATCTCTTACTCGTTCTTCGGATAAAAGAACTACTTCCCCACTGGAATCAACAACCTTTTCACACATACGTAATACTATTTCAGGTGCACCTTTACAAAAAGCTTGGATTCTGCCTTCAGGCAAAGCCACCAACACAGACATCTTCTTCCTGTCTGAATTGAAAGGCTCAACCTTGAGAATCTTAAACTGTCTTCGGTATGCATCAAGATCAGCACTCAAAAGAAGCCCAAATTCGAGCAGTGCTGTTTCTGTTGGTGTTCCCAAAATGGAGTTCTTTCCATTTTCATCTTTCACCACTTCAGCACTACTATTTAGAAAAATAGAACGCAGAAGGATACTGAAAACACTTTCATGTATCTCCAGCTCATCAATGCTCTTGTTCTCATTACCACCAATGTTTCTAATTTTCTCACATATCCATATCTTATTAACTACCATATGGTTTGTGGTTAGTGTCCCTGTCTTGTCAGTACAGATGCAACTAGCAGAACCCATTGTCTCACATGCAGAGAGATGCCTGACCAGCGCCCTTTCATCCATTAATTGTTTCATTGCAAAGGCCAGGCTCAGTGTAACTGCTAATGGTAATCCTTCGGGAACAGCAACAACTATTATTGTTACTGCAATAGCAAAGTAGTCCAGAAGCGTCAATGCATCAGTTGAGGACCATTTTGTGAACTCATTGTGGAGGGCTTTCTCAATGAGAAACCTTACTGTTAAGACCAAGAATGTGAGCACAGCAAATGTCAAGCCGATTTTACCAATAATTGTAGCAACACCATTCAATTTCACCTGAAGTGGGGTCTCATCTTCTCCCCCCTCATTCAAAGTTTCCATCAACTTCCCCCATTCGGTCCTCATACCAACTGCTGTGACCAGCATCTTTGCTGATCCATCTCTAACTTTGGTTCCTGAAAGAAGAAAAGGCTTTTGTTCATATATGTCAACTGGGTCAGTCTCCCCTGACAAACTTGACTCATCAATCTGCACGCTGTATCCCGATATGAACAGCCCATCAGCTGGAACTTGGTCACCTATACCTAAATGAACAACATCGCCGACAACCAGGTCATAAATAGAAACTTGCTGCCTACGTCCGTCTCTTGTAACTTGAACAGAAATCTTTTTCTTCTCCCTGTCAAGGTCTCTGAATTGCAATGACTGCCTATAGTCACTGATAGCAGTAACTAATCCTACCAAGATTATACTGAGTAAAATTCCTGCTCCATCATACATTCCCTTTGGCCACCCCTCTGTGGCAAGTCCAACACCTATAGACACCACGGCACAAATCATAAGGATGATCAAGGTCAAGTCTTGGAGTGCATCCCAAACAAACATCCAGAAATTTCTTGGAGGTTTCTCTGTGTATCGGTTGAAGCCATAGATCCTTTGTCTAGTAGATACGTTTTCTGAGCAGACACCCTCATCAAGGGAGACTGTGACTTTCTCAGCAATCCCATCAACTCCACCATGCGACTTTAAGCGCTTTATATCATGACCATGAACAATAGAAGCAAGTTCATCTGGTTCAATTCCAAATTTTGCTTGTCTAACCTCGTCAGTAATCTTGTAATCAGGTGGACCAGCAGCTGAATATGATCACAGGATCAGTTGATTTATACATGAGAAAAAGATAACATAAAAAGGGGTATCATATAAGCATTGTTCCAACAGAAAAACTGCATATCATACCATCAATAAACTGCAAAGCTGCTTTCTGAACAATAAGAGCAACTCGAATTTTCTCCTGGTTTAGGGGGAAAAAGTCATAAATAGATTAGATGCATTATAAGGTCAAAGTAGTTTAGTAAAATAAAGTATATTCATTGCAATAGTGATACTTGGTGTTGTAGCAGAACTTAAAAGATATTCTTATCATAACAATAATAGTATATTCATTGTAATAGCAATCTCAAAATGTTCCCAGTCATCTTCCCGAAGAAGATTTTTGGATTATTGTTGATAT
This window of the Gossypium hirsutum isolate 1008001.06 chromosome A09, Gossypium_hirsutum_v2.1, whole genome shotgun sequence genome carries:
- the LOC107889412 gene encoding putative calcium-transporting ATPase 11, plasma membrane-type, which produces MEELLKDFEVPPKNSSEAALRRWRKLVTIVRNPRRRFRMIANLEKRSEAEQQKLKIKEKIRVALIVQKAALQFIDAAGPPDYKITDEVRQAKFGIEPDELASIVHGHDIKRLKSHGGVDGIAEKVTVSLDEGVCSENVSTRQRIYGFNRYTEKPPRNFWMFVWDALQDLTLIILMICAVVSIGVGLATEGWPKGMYDGAGILLSIILVGLVTAISDYRQSLQFRDLDREKKKISVQVTRDGRRQQVSIYDLVVGDVVHLGIGDQVPADGLFISGYSVQIDESSLSGETDPVDIYEQKPFLLSGTKVRDGSAKMLVTAVGMRTEWGKLMETLNEGGEDETPLQVKLNGVATIIGKIGLTFAVLTFLVLTVRFLIEKALHNEFTKWSSTDALTLLDYFAIAVTIIVVAVPEGLPLAVTLSLAFAMKQLMDERALVRHLSACETMGSASCICTDKTGTLTTNHMVVNKIWICEKIRNIGGNENKSIDELEIHESVFSILLRSIFLNSSAEVVKDENGKNSILGTPTETALLEFGLLLSADLDAYRRQFKILKVEPFNSDRKKMSVLVALPEGRIQAFCKGAPEIVLRMCEKVVDSSGEVVLLSEERVRDITEAINGFASDALRTLCVAVKDVGETFNENGIPDSGYTLIAVFGIKDPVRPGVKEAVQTCLAAGITVRMVTGDNINTAKAIAKECGILTAEENAIEGPEFSSKSPDEMKDIIPNIQVMARSKPSDKLNFVINLRNMFGEVVAVTGDGTNDAPALRRSDIGLAMGIAGTEVAKENADVIVMDDNFATIVNVAKWGRAVYINIQKFVQFQLTVNVVALIINFVSACISGSAPLTAVQLLWVNMIMDTLGALALATEPPNDALMKRPPVPRGASFITKPMWRNIIGQSIYQLIVLGVLNFDGKQLLKLTGSDATTVLNTVIFNSFVFCQVFNEINSREIEKINIFRGMFSSWIFLGVMASTVAFQVVIVEFLGTFASTVPLSWQLWLLCILIGSVSLIVGVIVKCIPVERAAVKPKHHDGYDALPSGPELA